DNA from Prunus persica cultivar Lovell chromosome G6, Prunus_persica_NCBIv2, whole genome shotgun sequence:
AGATGGTCAAAGTGTTATCGAGCATCTTAGTGACTTCCAAGGTTTGATCAACCAGTTGACGAATATGTAGATGGTGCTCGATGATGAGTTATATGCACTAGTGTTACTCAACTCCTTGCTAGATAGTTGTGATACACTAGTAGTGTAATTAAGCAATTCAACTCCTCGAGGCGTTCTTCCATTGGACATAGTTAAAGATAACTATGTTCAATGAAGAAGCAAAGAGGAAATAACAGGGTGCATCACCCGAGTCATAAGCTCTTGTGAAGAGATGATTCaaggggtaggtccaagacaAGAAGGGACCTAGAATGTTACCATTATGGCAGGACAAGCCACATGAAGAGGGAGTGCATGTTTTTTAAACGATAGCATGATAGAGGTAATGAGAGAAATGAAGCCAGAGACATGACCACAACTACCTTTGGTGGAAATGATGTAATTATTATATGTGGTGATGTATGTGTTAATCTTTCCTCTCAAGATACATGTTGGATAGTAGATTCTTGCGCATCATTTCATGTTACCTCACGATTGAACTTCTTTACATCCTACACCAATGAAGATTTTAGTAATGTGAGAACGGAAAATGAGTAATTATCCAAGATCGTGGGAAGATGAGTTGTTTCCCTTGAAACCAACGCATGTAGCATCTTGGTTCTCAAGGATGCGAGACATTTTTCACAATATGATCTTTATAGGATTACTTCGCAATGAAAGATACACTAATGTCTTTGCTGAAGGGAAATGAAAACTCAGAAAAACTCTCTTGTCATAGCATAAACGAAGAAGGACAATACTCTTTACATGACACACGCAAACATCAATAATGGGTATGTAAATTCTCTCAAAGGAGACTCAATTGTGATTTGGCATAAACAGCTCGGTCACATGAGCGAGAAATGGTTGCAGATTTTAGCCAAAAGAAAGGCACTAtccaatttgaagaaaagtaTACctctaaaatcatgcatgCGTTGCTTGGTTGGAAAGTAACATAGAGCTTCGTTTCAACATGGATCTgcacaaagaaaacccaatgtATTagatgttaattttttttattttgatgtttGTGGTCCTATGACCACTAGTACTCTTGGCAATGCAAGATATTTTGTTACTTTCATTGACGATGATTATAGTAAGGTGTGGGCTTAGGCACATAGAAGGAAAGATCACATGTTTGAAGTTTTCAAGCAATTTCATGCTAGCGTTGAACGAAAACTAGTAGAAGCTTGAAATGTATTCGCACTGGTAACAAAGAAGAATATATGGGGGCGTTTCGAAACTGCTGCATAAGTAATGGAATCATGCATGAACGATCTATTTGAAAAAATCCTCAATATAATGGCATAGCTGATAGGATGAACATAACCATTGTTTAAAGAATTAGAACAATGTTATCTCATACCAAATTGCCCAAGAGTTTTTGGGGTGAAGCTCTCATGACTGCGGCTGAAttaataaaccttcaatataTTTGAATGGTGTGGACAAAATCTCTACAACCAAACACTTATTCAATGATTTATAGGAAATATCTTTCCAGACCAGAACTTGTTCTAGACATCACCATTCAAAGGTGTTGAAGGAGAAAGGTTAATTAGATCAACCGTGGTAATGGGAGCTTCACCCCCAAAACTCTTTTGTAGTTTGGCATGCGATAACTTTGTTATGATTCTTTCAACAATAGTTATGTTTATCCTCTCTCAGCTATGCTATTATGCTTAGGAGTTTTTCGAACAGATAGTTCATGCCTGATTCCATTACTTATGCAGTAATTTTGAAACTTCCCCAtatagaaatgaaaaattatatgaCGATAAATGATACACTGATGTCAGTGCTaatgaaaaatggaaactCAACAAAAACTCAATTGTTCTAGCTtgaggaaagaagaagagcacaTTTTACATAATACATGCAAAGGTTGGTAATCTGTACATAAAAGCTCTTGGAGAAGATTTAGTCAAGCTATAACATACATTGCTTGGTCACATCAGTGAGAAATAGCTTAAAATTCTTGCCAAAAGAGAGGCATAAATCCGGATGAGGAAAAGTATGTCTCTAAAATCATGCAATCGTTTATCAGTTGGGAAACAATAAAAAGTTTCGTATCTTCATATAATGTATGCTCTATATTCtgaaaaatacaatatattgGATGCTTTATATTCTTATGTTTGTGGTCCTATGAGCGCTATTACGAGATACTTTGTTATCTTTAGGTAAAGTGTATGAAGTAATGCTCTTGTTGtttaagtggttaagagtaATTATCCATGTATTTGAGATCTTGTATTCGAATCCCCATTCTATAATATCGCTTgtgtaaaaagaagaagagtaaAGTGTATAAAGTATTCAAGAAATTTCATGTCAGTGTTGAATGAGAGATTAatagaaatttgaaattataaaTGTTGAATGAGATCTGGTCTctcccactctctctcttcctctacTTGAATTTTTCGGTCAGATCTCGTCGAAATTAACCAAATTTGGCTGATTTCTCAGTAAACCAACTATATTATGGGAAAATTTTCAACGATTCAGCATCGATCGCCGATGATGACTCAATGAGAATAGCATAAATCCATGGAATAAGAAAACATATATTTGTTATTGTAATTTAGTCTAGTGGTATTAATTAGTCTTCATTCAAATTGGCCTGAACAAATGTTGATACTTGTTTGGTCATTTACTTAAAAGAAACACCATTTTTATCTCCTTATTAAGACCCATATGTATCATGACAAGTTTTCTTTTGTACTTACTAAGAGGcactgttttttttgttttttgttttaataattattattattttgttattaagAGGCACTGTTGGTGTTGTAGTTTTGTCAGCTCCCTTAAACTTTAATTAATAACAGCTCCAACgtcagaaaaaaaacaatccgCATCCTGATTCCTTTCACGCTTGAGATAAACATGAAACCACATCCAcgatttctatatatatatataaacatattttaTGACACATAATTACACAAACCTCACTATCAAACAAAGGATATGGATGCCCATGGAAACCATCTGGGAGGTCATAACATCAATGACTTTGAGTTACAAGACCTCATAGATGATGCAAACTTTGGTCAATTCATTGATCTTATCCGCGGCCAGAACGAAGATCCAGTGGTTAGTTTTGATTGTGACCTTATGATCAATGGCTGCTTTGATGATTATAACCTGTTTTGTCCAGCAAGTACTACTTCAGCTGTGGTTTTTGGTTTCAATGATGCCGTTGCATCCGACCCAAGTGCTTCTTTTCTTGGCACATTATCCGACCCAAGTGCTCCTTTGCTTACCACATTACCAAATTTTGATGGAGAAATGAAGGGTGGGGAAGAAGATCATAATGGCAAGGATTCGTCTGGAACAACGACGACGAACAAGAGGCAAAAGGTTGATCGGTCGAGAACCTTGGTCTcggagaggaggaggaggaggaggaggaggatgaaaGAAAGGCTCTATGCACTGCGGTCCTTGAAAGAAATTGGGATGTGACTATGCATAGCTTTATTGTAGCCTTGAAAGAAATTGGGAAATAAGAAGTGTGGATTGCGGCAAGTATGCACGTGTCCTAATGAGCTGTCTTACAATCACATGTTGTGCAACACATGCTAAACTCAGTCCGATGTTTTGATTGCAAACTTACAATAAACAATATACGACATGTCACATTAAGCCATTGAATTAAGGCTTAATTAAGTTCATGAACATTATTAGCCTGGTCCGACCATCCGATAATATAATTAGCCATTTTTAAGTAGAAGCTGGTGCCGTCATGTGCCATGCCTTCAAGCCATTCGGTGCCAAAATGACATATTCAGTGATGCAAAGAAAGCTCTCCAAGTCAAGAAGCATCTAATATCTCTAGAATATTTCAAGTATTCAAGTAATTTAATTAAGTGACTTGTAAGACAATTcgttcataaaaaaaaaatgcaaatcaTGAGAtcttgagatttttttatatttttttatttctggaATGTACAACTAGTATATGGAGGGAAGTAGATTTGAGGGTGTTTTAGTTGATGTGATAGCTCTTTTTTCTGCTTATGACTTTATACgccttattatttttatttcgaATTTTATAGTTTGAATGGAGAATGGTCTTGATTAGTTCTTTTTCTAGTGTGTATATTAATTAGAAATTGGAATTCtcattaagaattgaattctACTTATGGAGGATTCTTGCgtttacttcacatcaaggaattgaaaagtaaGTGGAGCCTACACAAAATTATGAataattttggaggaattcaattcttgagTGGGAGGTGGTATTCTGATTCTTGGAAAATTAATCCATtaggaattcatcttttttacctTTTATATCCTtatcacaatttttaaaatttcaaatatactATATACTTTAACCAAACAACGATGACATTTTACTAATTAATATCACTCCTACTCCAATTCCATatgatttagtaaacaacttcaataggaatctgGAATCTAACAACCATTAATttatatggtttagtaaacaacttcattaGGAATTCAGAATCTAATTCTCCCCAATCCAACtcctcttcaattcaattcctcatcattcaattacggattagtaaacatgccatttATTCTAACTGATGAtattatgttattttcttatgcaATGAAATGATCATATCGCCTATTCATATAACACGTAGATTAATAACACTACATAACTGTGTTAAAGTCACACTTACTGAGCAATTTTTCCAATTATAATTTTAGGAGTAGGACAAAACATTGATAAAACATATGCCAAAGAATTTAGTGGAGGTGTTTGTTAGATCTAACTTTAAGCTTCTGGTAGAATCTTCGATTTCAACCTATGAAGATGATGCAAGTTAAAGCAGGAAAGTCCTGGTTTCAGGTCAATCCGAGACCGACGATCCGCCAAACGCAGCAAAAGGGAGTacctaaaataaaaagattttttttaccaaaattataaataaatataatttaaaaaaaagtttgtacGAGGCAAATAGAGAAGTCATCACTGGGGAGGGAATTGGATAAGCCAACAGCAGCCGACTAGGGAGAGGAAGTGGGACCTCTGTGATAAAATATAGAGAAGAAGATTACAGACATAGAAAAAAGATTTAATGGGAGTTGACTAAACAAGTGGAATATTGGTGAAAATAAgatttctttaatttgttaACTATATATGTTTACTGTTTTTAATCCTAAATTTGTTCCAAAATAGCtgtaattgttttctttttaaatacaagATGTCTTGGTTTACTTTAAAATTATACTTTGAAACCTCATAtaaaaatttgattaatttatttttgttttaaaaatataatgtaTAACATACctctatttattttctattacaAATTTTTCACTTATAGAAAATTAAGCTATTGTTGGCACTCCAAAAGTTCATTATTTGCTCAtctcttatatttttataaaagaaaaaaagtgcaTAATGATATTTTTAGAGTGCCGATAATAACTCCCTTAAAGAATACG
Protein-coding regions in this window:
- the LOC18775580 gene encoding transcription factor FER-LIKE IRON DEFICIENCY-INDUCED TRANSCRIPTION FACTOR; this encodes MDAHGNHLGGHNINDFELQDLIDDANFGQFIDLIRGQNEDPVVSFDCDLMINGCFDDYNLFCPASTTSAVVFGFNDAVASDPSASFLGTLSDPSAPLLTTLPNFDGEMKGGEEDHNGKDSSGTTTTNKRQKVDRSRTLVSERRRRRRRRMKERLYALRSLKEIGM